From one Onychomys torridus chromosome 12, mOncTor1.1, whole genome shotgun sequence genomic stretch:
- the LOC118593719 gene encoding cytochrome c oxidase subunit 7B, mitochondrial-like, whose protein sequence is MLPFVKNSVSHLQVQSFQQAVARQSHQKWTPNFHDQYRNAMLAGGVLFCVSTWTYTATQIGIEWNLSPVGRVTQKEWRDQ, encoded by the coding sequence ATGTTACCCTTTGTCAAAAACTCAGTAAGCCATCTCCAAGTTCAAAGCTTTCAGCAAGCCGTGGCAAGGCAGAGCCACCAGAAATGGACACCTAACTTTCATGACCAATACAGAAATGCTATGTTAGCAGGTGGAGTCCTCTTCTGTGTTTCTACATGGACATATACAGCAACACAAATTGGCATAGAATGGAACCTGTCTCCTGTTGGCAGAGTCACCCAAAAGGAATGGAGAGATCAGTAG